The region CCAGCCAGTGATTGTAGTAGTCCGTCTGCGCCAATTGGTTGCGGCTTTCCACCACCCCGGCTTTGGGCTCGGTGGTGCCGTACACCAACCGTGCGACGCGGGCGTGAATCAGGGCGCCGATGCACATGGTGCAGGGCTCGAGGGTCACATACAGGGTGGTATCCGGCAGACGGTAGTTCTGCTCCAGGGTTGCGGCCTGGCGCAGCGCTACCACTTCGGCATGAGCGGTGGGGTCCTGCGCTCGAATGGGTTGGTTGAAGCCTTCGCCCAGCACCGAGTCATCACGCACCAGAATGGCCCCGACGGGGACTTCGCCCAATCGGGCGCCCTGCTCAGCCAGGGACAGGGCGCGACGCATCCAATATTCGTCCCGTTCGTGCACGGTATCCGTCGCTACTGTCCCGCCCACAGGTGATCCTTTTCCATGGGTTCCACATAGGCAAAGCGGGGTACGGTTTCGCCGGCCACTTCCACCGATTCGGTAAACATGGACAGCGGACGGACCCAGAGACTGTAATCGCCATAGAGGCAACGGTAGACCACCATGGCCTCCCCGGTTTCGCTGTGGGTGGCCACTTCCAGCACCTGATAGTCCTTGCCTTTGTAGTGGCGATAACGGCCCGGCTTCAGTGGCTCACCAGGTATTTCATCGGTTTTGTTCATAACTCATTACTCGTTATATCGGGCCTCGGGTCAGGTCGTTACACAATGCCCTGTTCGCGCAGATGACTCAAGTCCTCGGCACTCAGGCCCAGCGCCTCCTGTAACACCCCATCGGTATGCTGCCCCACTTCTGGACCGGGCCAGTTGGTGCCGCCGGGGGTACTGTCCAGGCGCGGCATCATCGCCGGGATTTTCAGTGGTTTGCCATTGATCTCGACCTGCTCGAACAGACCCCTCGCCTGAAAATGCGGGTCGGCCATCATATCCGCGACATTGTAGATCGGGCCCGAGGGCACCCGCGCTGCTTCGAGCTTGGTCAGAACTTCGGCGGACTCTAGAGAACCACACCAGTCGGACAATGCAGCATCGATTTCTTCCACGCATTCGACGCGCCCGGCGTTGGTGGCCATACGTGGGTCTTCCGCCATCTCCGGCCGGTCCGCCGCGCGCATCAGGCGCTGGAAAATGGAATCGCCGTTGCCACCGATCACCACGTATTTGCCATCCTGACACCGGTAGGTGTTGGTGGGCACGATGCCGGTGACGGTGGTGCCCGAGGGCTCGCGGATCACGCCGGCGCCATCGTATTCGGGCACCACCGCTTCCATCAGGTTGAACATGGCTTCGTACAGGGCCACATCCACCACCTGACCTTCGCCGCCCGGTTGGCGCTCGCGTTCCAACAATGCCAGGGTAATGCCCAACGCCGCGTGCAGGCCGGCGATGGTATCACCGATGCTCAGGTTCGGGCGCACCGGTGCCTGATCCGGGTGGCCGTTGACGTAGCGAAAGCCGCTCATGCCTTCACACACCGAGGCGAAGCCGGGTTTTTTGGCGTAGGGGCCGGTCTGGCCGAAGCCGGAGATCCGGCAGTAGACCAGTGCCGGGTTGCTTTGCTTGATGACGTCGGGGCCGAGGCCCCAGTCTTCCATCACGCCGGGGCGGAAGTTTTCGATCAGGACATCGGCGCTGTCGATCAGTTGCCGGGCGATGTCCCGGCCTTTGTCCTGTTTGAGGTCCAGGGTGACGCTTTTTTTGTTGCGCCCCAGGCTGCGCCACCAGAGGGAGGTGCCGTCTTCCACCACGCGCCAGCCGCGCAGGGCGTCGCCTTTGCCCGGCGGTTCAATTTTGATGACCTCGGCCCCGAAGTAGGCGAGCATGCAGCCGGCGAAGGGGCCGGCGATGAGTTGACCGAGTTCGATGACGCGGATGCCTTCGAGGGGGCGAGGGGGAGTGGTTTTTGTCATAAGTCGATAATGGCTTTGCCGATCAGGGTGTTGGATTCCATCAGCTCGTGGGCTTTTTGGGCGTCGCTTAGTGCGAAACGGTGATTGATCAATGGCCTCACACGTCCGAGGGCAATCAGGGGCCAGACGCGTTGTTCCAGTTCGCGGGCGATGCCGGCTTTTGCTTCGGCGCTCTGGGCTCTCAACGTAGAGCCGGTCAGGGTCAGCCGCTTGAGCATCAGGGGCATCAAGTCTACCTCGACTTTGCTGCCGCTTAAAAAAGCGATATTGACGATGCGCCCTTCTTTGGCCGCCGCTTTGATATTGCGTTGGACGTAGTCGCCGCCGACCATATCCAGAATCACATCGGCGCCCTGGCCGTCGGTGAAGGCTTTGACCTCGGTGACAAAATCCTTTTCGCGGTAGTTGATCGCCCGGTCGGCTCCGAGCGCCAGGCAAGCCTCGCACTTTTCAGGGCTGCCGGCGGTCACGATGACGCGGTGATCCAGGGCCTTGGCCAACTGTATGGCCGTGGTGCCAATGCCGCTGGCACCGCCGTGAATCAGCAGGGTTTCGCCCGGCTGCAGACGG is a window of Marinimicrobium sp. C6131 DNA encoding:
- the tadA gene encoding tRNA adenosine(34) deaminase TadA: MGGTVATDTVHERDEYWMRRALSLAEQGARLGEVPVGAILVRDDSVLGEGFNQPIRAQDPTAHAEVVALRQAATLEQNYRLPDTTLYVTLEPCTMCIGALIHARVARLVYGTTEPKAGVVESRNQLAQTDYYNHWLAVQGGVLADACQQQLTEFFRRRRAEAKARKQTQNPS
- a CDS encoding NAD(P)H-quinone oxidoreductase → MRYVDSSAAGAPSVLTLAEGSVPEPKPGEVLIQVAAAGVNRPDVLQRQGLYPPPEDASPVLGLEVSGTVAAVGNQVQRWQVGDRVCALVNGGGYAEYAVAPADQCLPLPEGVDLEDAAALPEALFTVWHNLWQRARLQPGETLLIHGGASGIGTTAIQLAKALDHRVIVTAGSPEKCEACLALGADRAINYREKDFVTEVKAFTDGQGADVILDMVGGDYVQRNIKAAAKEGRIVNIAFLSGSKVEVDLMPLMLKRLTLTGSTLRAQSAEAKAGIARELEQRVWPLIALGRVRPLINHRFALSDAQKAHELMESNTLIGKAIIDL
- a CDS encoding DUF1653 domain-containing protein gives rise to the protein MNKTDEIPGEPLKPGRYRHYKGKDYQVLEVATHSETGEAMVVYRCLYGDYSLWVRPLSMFTESVEVAGETVPRFAYVEPMEKDHLWAGQ
- a CDS encoding CaiB/BaiF CoA transferase family protein; the encoded protein is MTKTTPPRPLEGIRVIELGQLIAGPFAGCMLAYFGAEVIKIEPPGKGDALRGWRVVEDGTSLWWRSLGRNKKSVTLDLKQDKGRDIARQLIDSADVLIENFRPGVMEDWGLGPDVIKQSNPALVYCRISGFGQTGPYAKKPGFASVCEGMSGFRYVNGHPDQAPVRPNLSIGDTIAGLHAALGITLALLERERQPGGEGQVVDVALYEAMFNLMEAVVPEYDGAGVIREPSGTTVTGIVPTNTYRCQDGKYVVIGGNGDSIFQRLMRAADRPEMAEDPRMATNAGRVECVEEIDAALSDWCGSLESAEVLTKLEAARVPSGPIYNVADMMADPHFQARGLFEQVEINGKPLKIPAMMPRLDSTPGGTNWPGPEVGQHTDGVLQEALGLSAEDLSHLREQGIV